Proteins encoded together in one Capricornis sumatraensis isolate serow.1 chromosome 3, serow.2, whole genome shotgun sequence window:
- the RAB11FIP3 gene encoding rab11 family-interacting protein 3 isoform X3, whose product MGRPSAHTPFLELLCGAGQPGGCLRANEVTDSAYMGSESTYSECETFTDEDTGTLVPPECLDAAEEPGHGALLLLPGRSHLQGQSVVTVIGGEEHFEDYGEGSEAELSPETLCSGDHGCRDPAFLTPSPTKRLSSKKVARHLQQSGALTMEALQDSPPGPMEGVDEDIADKVVFLEKRVSELEKDTAANGEQHSRLRQENLQLVHRANALEEQLKEQELRACEMVLEETRKQKELLCKMEREKSIEIENLQARLQQLDEENSELRSCTPCLKANIERLEEEKQKLLDEIEELSVRLSDEQENRRKLGDRLSHERHQFQRDKEATQELIEDLRKQLEHLQLFKLEAEQRRGRSSSAGLQEYHSRTRESELEQEVRRLKQDNRSLKEQNDELNGQIINLSIQGARSLFSTAFSESLAAEISSVSRDELMDAIQKQEEINFRLQDYIDRIIVAIMETNPSILEVK is encoded by the exons ATGGGAAGGCCGTCTGCACACACGCCCTTCCTGGAGCTGCTGTGTGGAGCCGGCCAGCCGGGCGGGTGTCTGAGG GCCAACGAGGTGACGGACAGTGCGTACATGGGCTCCGAGAGCACCTACAGCGAATGTGAGACCTTCACGGATGAGGACACGGGCACGCTGGTGCCGCCTGAGTGCCTGGACGCCGCGGAGGAGCCCGGGCAcggtgccctgctgctgctgcccggcAG GTCCCACCTGCAGGGCCAGTCTGTGGTCACGGTTATAGGTGGCGAGGAACACTTCGAGGACTATGGCGAGGGCAGTGAGGCGGAGCTGTCCCCGGAGACCCTCTGCAGTGGGGACCACGGCTGCAGGGACCCCGCCTTCCTTACCCCCAG TCCAACGAAGCGGCTGTCCAGCAAGAAGGTGGCAAG GCACCTGCAGCAGTCGGGGGCCCTGACCATGGAGGCCCTGCAGGACTCTCCTCCGGGTCCCATGGAGGGCGTGGACGAGGACATCGCCGACAAG GTCGTCTTCCTGGAGAAGCGGGTGTCGGAACTGGAAAAGGACACAGCTGCCAACGGGGAGCAGCACAGCCGGCTGCGGCAGGAGAACCTCCAGCTGGTGCACAG AGCCAATGCCCTGGAGGAGCAGCTCAAGGAGCAGGAGCTGAGAGCCTGTGAGATGGTTCTGGAGGAGACCCGCAAGCAGAAGGAGCTCCTGTGCAAGATGGAGCGGGAGAAGAGCATCGAGATTGAGAACCTGCAGGCcag GCTGCAGCAGCTGGACGAGGAGAACAGTGAGCTGAGGTCCTGCACGCCCTGCCTGAAGGCCAACATCGAGCGCCTGGAGGAG GAGAAGCAGAAGCTGCTGGATGAGATTGAGGAGCTGTCCGTGCGGCTCAGTGACGAGCAGGAGAACAGGCGGAAGCTGGGGGACCGGCTGAGCCACGAGAGGCACCAGTTCcagagggacaaggaggccaCCCAGGAG CTGATCGAGGACCTACGCAAGCAGCTGGAGCACCTGCAGCTCTTCAAGCTGGAGGCTGAGCAGCGGAGAGGCCGCAGCAGCAGCGCGGGTCTGCAGGAATACCACAGCCGCACGCGAGAGAGCGAGCTGGAGCAGGAGGTCCGCAGGCTCAAGCAG GACAACCGCAGCCTGAAGGAGCAGAACGACGAGCTCAACGGGCAGATCATCAACCTGAGCATTCAGGGAGCCAGGAGCCTCTTCTCCACGGCCTTCTCGGAGTCCCTGGCCGCGGAGATCAGCTCAGTCTCCCGAGACGAG CTCATGGACGCCATCCAGAAGCAGGAGGAGATCAACTTCCGGCTGCAAGACTACATCGACAGGATCATCGTGGCCATTATGGAGACCAACCCATCCATCCTGGAGGTCAAGTAG
- the RAB11FIP3 gene encoding rab11 family-interacting protein 3 isoform X2, translating into MGRPSAHTPFLELLCGAGQPGGCLRANEVTDSAYMGSESTYSECETFTDEDTGTLVPPECLDAAEEPGHGALLLLPGRSHLQGQSVVTVIGGEEHFEDYGEGSEAELSPETLCSGDHGCRDPAFLTPSADPLSTKLHSILTDEAFEFYCSQCHRQINRLEDLSARLNDLENNSPTKRLSSKKVARHLQQSGALTMEALQDSPPGPMEGVDEDIADKVVFLEKRVSELEKDTAANGEQHSRLRQENLQLVHRANALEEQLKEQELRACEMVLEETRKQKELLCKMEREKSIEIENLQARLQQLDEENSELRSCTPCLKANIERLEEEKQKLLDEIEELSVRLSDEQENRRKLGDRLSHERHQFQRDKEATQELIEDLRKQLEHLQLFKLEAEQRRGRSSSAGLQEYHSRTRESELEQEDNRSLKEQNDELNGQIINLSIQGARSLFSTAFSESLAAEISSVSRDELMDAIQKQEEINFRLQDYIDRIIVAIMETNPSILEVK; encoded by the exons ATGGGAAGGCCGTCTGCACACACGCCCTTCCTGGAGCTGCTGTGTGGAGCCGGCCAGCCGGGCGGGTGTCTGAGG GCCAACGAGGTGACGGACAGTGCGTACATGGGCTCCGAGAGCACCTACAGCGAATGTGAGACCTTCACGGATGAGGACACGGGCACGCTGGTGCCGCCTGAGTGCCTGGACGCCGCGGAGGAGCCCGGGCAcggtgccctgctgctgctgcccggcAG GTCCCACCTGCAGGGCCAGTCTGTGGTCACGGTTATAGGTGGCGAGGAACACTTCGAGGACTATGGCGAGGGCAGTGAGGCGGAGCTGTCCCCGGAGACCCTCTGCAGTGGGGACCACGGCTGCAGGGACCCCGCCTTCCTTACCCCCAG CGCCGACCCACTCAGCACCAAGCTGCACAGCATCCTCACTGACGAGGCCTTTGAGTTTTACTGCAGCCAGTGCCACAGGCAGATCAACCGCCTGGAGGACCTCTCTGCTCGCCTGAACGACCTCGAGAATAATAG TCCAACGAAGCGGCTGTCCAGCAAGAAGGTGGCAAG GCACCTGCAGCAGTCGGGGGCCCTGACCATGGAGGCCCTGCAGGACTCTCCTCCGGGTCCCATGGAGGGCGTGGACGAGGACATCGCCGACAAG GTCGTCTTCCTGGAGAAGCGGGTGTCGGAACTGGAAAAGGACACAGCTGCCAACGGGGAGCAGCACAGCCGGCTGCGGCAGGAGAACCTCCAGCTGGTGCACAG AGCCAATGCCCTGGAGGAGCAGCTCAAGGAGCAGGAGCTGAGAGCCTGTGAGATGGTTCTGGAGGAGACCCGCAAGCAGAAGGAGCTCCTGTGCAAGATGGAGCGGGAGAAGAGCATCGAGATTGAGAACCTGCAGGCcag GCTGCAGCAGCTGGACGAGGAGAACAGTGAGCTGAGGTCCTGCACGCCCTGCCTGAAGGCCAACATCGAGCGCCTGGAGGAG GAGAAGCAGAAGCTGCTGGATGAGATTGAGGAGCTGTCCGTGCGGCTCAGTGACGAGCAGGAGAACAGGCGGAAGCTGGGGGACCGGCTGAGCCACGAGAGGCACCAGTTCcagagggacaaggaggccaCCCAGGAG CTGATCGAGGACCTACGCAAGCAGCTGGAGCACCTGCAGCTCTTCAAGCTGGAGGCTGAGCAGCGGAGAGGCCGCAGCAGCAGCGCGGGTCTGCAGGAATACCACAGCCGCACGCGAGAGAGCGAGCTGGAGCAGGAG GACAACCGCAGCCTGAAGGAGCAGAACGACGAGCTCAACGGGCAGATCATCAACCTGAGCATTCAGGGAGCCAGGAGCCTCTTCTCCACGGCCTTCTCGGAGTCCCTGGCCGCGGAGATCAGCTCAGTCTCCCGAGACGAG CTCATGGACGCCATCCAGAAGCAGGAGGAGATCAACTTCCGGCTGCAAGACTACATCGACAGGATCATCGTGGCCATTATGGAGACCAACCCATCCATCCTGGAGGTCAAGTAG
- the RAB11FIP3 gene encoding rab11 family-interacting protein 3 isoform X1 — protein sequence MGRPSAHTPFLELLCGAGQPGGCLRANEVTDSAYMGSESTYSECETFTDEDTGTLVPPECLDAAEEPGHGALLLLPGRSHLQGQSVVTVIGGEEHFEDYGEGSEAELSPETLCSGDHGCRDPAFLTPSADPLSTKLHSILTDEAFEFYCSQCHRQINRLEDLSARLNDLENNSPTKRLSSKKVARHLQQSGALTMEALQDSPPGPMEGVDEDIADKVVFLEKRVSELEKDTAANGEQHSRLRQENLQLVHRANALEEQLKEQELRACEMVLEETRKQKELLCKMEREKSIEIENLQARLQQLDEENSELRSCTPCLKANIERLEEEKQKLLDEIEELSVRLSDEQENRRKLGDRLSHERHQFQRDKEATQELIEDLRKQLEHLQLFKLEAEQRRGRSSSAGLQEYHSRTRESELEQEVRRLKQDNRSLKEQNDELNGQIINLSIQGARSLFSTAFSESLAAEISSVSRDELMDAIQKQEEINFRLQDYIDRIIVAIMETNPSILEVK from the exons ATGGGAAGGCCGTCTGCACACACGCCCTTCCTGGAGCTGCTGTGTGGAGCCGGCCAGCCGGGCGGGTGTCTGAGG GCCAACGAGGTGACGGACAGTGCGTACATGGGCTCCGAGAGCACCTACAGCGAATGTGAGACCTTCACGGATGAGGACACGGGCACGCTGGTGCCGCCTGAGTGCCTGGACGCCGCGGAGGAGCCCGGGCAcggtgccctgctgctgctgcccggcAG GTCCCACCTGCAGGGCCAGTCTGTGGTCACGGTTATAGGTGGCGAGGAACACTTCGAGGACTATGGCGAGGGCAGTGAGGCGGAGCTGTCCCCGGAGACCCTCTGCAGTGGGGACCACGGCTGCAGGGACCCCGCCTTCCTTACCCCCAG CGCCGACCCACTCAGCACCAAGCTGCACAGCATCCTCACTGACGAGGCCTTTGAGTTTTACTGCAGCCAGTGCCACAGGCAGATCAACCGCCTGGAGGACCTCTCTGCTCGCCTGAACGACCTCGAGAATAATAG TCCAACGAAGCGGCTGTCCAGCAAGAAGGTGGCAAG GCACCTGCAGCAGTCGGGGGCCCTGACCATGGAGGCCCTGCAGGACTCTCCTCCGGGTCCCATGGAGGGCGTGGACGAGGACATCGCCGACAAG GTCGTCTTCCTGGAGAAGCGGGTGTCGGAACTGGAAAAGGACACAGCTGCCAACGGGGAGCAGCACAGCCGGCTGCGGCAGGAGAACCTCCAGCTGGTGCACAG AGCCAATGCCCTGGAGGAGCAGCTCAAGGAGCAGGAGCTGAGAGCCTGTGAGATGGTTCTGGAGGAGACCCGCAAGCAGAAGGAGCTCCTGTGCAAGATGGAGCGGGAGAAGAGCATCGAGATTGAGAACCTGCAGGCcag GCTGCAGCAGCTGGACGAGGAGAACAGTGAGCTGAGGTCCTGCACGCCCTGCCTGAAGGCCAACATCGAGCGCCTGGAGGAG GAGAAGCAGAAGCTGCTGGATGAGATTGAGGAGCTGTCCGTGCGGCTCAGTGACGAGCAGGAGAACAGGCGGAAGCTGGGGGACCGGCTGAGCCACGAGAGGCACCAGTTCcagagggacaaggaggccaCCCAGGAG CTGATCGAGGACCTACGCAAGCAGCTGGAGCACCTGCAGCTCTTCAAGCTGGAGGCTGAGCAGCGGAGAGGCCGCAGCAGCAGCGCGGGTCTGCAGGAATACCACAGCCGCACGCGAGAGAGCGAGCTGGAGCAGGAGGTCCGCAGGCTCAAGCAG GACAACCGCAGCCTGAAGGAGCAGAACGACGAGCTCAACGGGCAGATCATCAACCTGAGCATTCAGGGAGCCAGGAGCCTCTTCTCCACGGCCTTCTCGGAGTCCCTGGCCGCGGAGATCAGCTCAGTCTCCCGAGACGAG CTCATGGACGCCATCCAGAAGCAGGAGGAGATCAACTTCCGGCTGCAAGACTACATCGACAGGATCATCGTGGCCATTATGGAGACCAACCCATCCATCCTGGAGGTCAAGTAG